A stretch of Brassica napus cultivar Da-Ae chromosome C6, Da-Ae, whole genome shotgun sequence DNA encodes these proteins:
- the LOC106402499 gene encoding myb-related protein 308: MNKISHGALSRPSGMLHRAKRYRGRKYAKPELKQSNFSKDEDDLILKLHALLGNRWSLIAGRLPGRTDNEVRIHWETYLEKKLMKMGIDPTNHRLYHHTNYTSRRYINASYKKHETDIISDQSSSVSESCNMTLLPVSSTKFSKDNATAGHNWLPDLNIGLVPMKTVTSLPVCSLQEPSESSNHGSTSQETLLLFR, translated from the exons ATGAACAAAATTAGCCACGGCGCTCTATCTCGGCCTTCCG GAATGCTGCACCGTGCCAAGAGGTATAGAGGGAGAAAGTACGCAAAGCCAGAACTTAAACAAAGCAACTTCTCAAAAGACGAGGACGATCTCATCCTCAAGCTTCATGCACTTCTTGGCAATAG ATGGTCATTGATCGCGGGAAGATTGCCTGGACGAACCGACAACGAAGTAAGGATCCATTGGGAAACTTACTTAGAGAAGAAACTCATGAAAATGGGAATCGATCCAACCAATCATCGTCTCTACCATCACACAAACTACACTTCTAGAAGATACATCAATGCCTCGTATAAGAAACATGAAACCGATATTATTAGTGATCAATCTTCTTCGGTATCGGAATCATGTAATATGACACTATTACCCGTTTCAAGTACCAAATTCTCTAAGGATAATGCTACTGCCGGACATAACTGGTTGCCTGACCTCAACATCGGTCTCGTCCCGATGAAAACCGTGACTTCTTTGCCAGTTTGCTCCCTTCAAGAACCTAGCGAATCCTCTAACCATGGTTCAACGAGTCAAGAAACACTTCTTCTTTTCCGGTGA
- the LOC106405848 gene encoding multicopper oxidase LPR2 codes for MGFVLSRKTMTRVMLLLIVTMTWFVAGDAGGTKPEERLFNIEKLEMFVDKLPHIPTLHGFHIVNGVLKPKSLQIGMFFKKWKFHRDLPATPVFAYGVSKHKATVPGPTIEAVYGVSTYVTWRNHLPSSHILPWDPTISPAIAKRGGIPTVVHLHGGIHEPSSDGNADSWFTAGFKETGTKWTKPTYHYVNKQQPGNMWYHDHAAGLTRVNLLAGLLGAYILRHSSVETPLKLPTGREFDRPLIVFDRSFRKDGSIYMNATGNNPTIHPQWQPEYFGDAIVVNGKAWPRLTVRRRKYRFRIINASNARFFGFFFSNGLDFIVIGSDSAYLAKPVSTKSVLLAPSEIVDVAVDFSKSTSKTAILANNAPYPYPSGDPVTDENSKVMKFIIKHKSETDTSSIPTKLVQYPHADVSKSVRTRYIAMFEYVSSADEPTHLYINGLPYNAPVTETPKIGTSEVWEVINLTEDNHPLHIHLGLFRVLEQTALVETEKFTDCMTEKNDAVKCQISKYARGNKTAVTAHERGWKNVFKMMPGHVTKILVRFSYVHSNESYSFDATQEPGYVYHCHILDHEDNMMMRPFAVVK; via the exons aTGGGGTTTGTGCTTTCTCGGAAAACGATGACCAGAGTGATGTTGCTGCTCATCGTAACAATGACTTGGTTCGTGGCCGGAGACGCAGGAGGTACGAAGCCAGAGGAACGACTGTTCAATATTGAGAAGCTAGAGATGTTCGTGGATAAGCTTCCTCATATTCCCACTCTTCATGGCTTCCACATCGTCAATGGCGTCCTCAAACCCAAATCTCTTCAAATCGGCATGTTCTTCAAGAAATgg AAATTCCACAGAGATTTGCCTGCCACGCCAGTGTTCGCATACGGTGTATCGAAGCACAAGGCAACAGTCCCCGGACCTACAATCGAAGCCGTTTATGGCGTCTCCACCTACGTGACGTGGCGAAATCACCTCCCTTCATCTCACATCCTCCCTTGGGACCCAACAATCTCCCCCGCCATCGCCAAACGCGGCGGCATTCCCACGGTGGTTCACTTGCACGGCGGAATCCACGAACCTTCCAGCGACGGTAACGCTGATTCCTGGTTCACCGCCGGTTTTAAAGAGACCGGAACCAAATGGACTAAACCGACGTACCATTACGTCAACAAGCAACAGCCTGGTAACATGTGGTACCACGACCACGCTGCCGGTTTGACCAGAGTCAACCTTCTCGCCGGTTTGTTAGGTGCTTACATTCTCCGACATAGCTCCGTCGAAACGCCTCTGAAGTTACCTACTGGCCGCGAGTTTGACCGGCCTTTGATCGTGTTTGACCGGAGTTTCCGCAAAGACGGTTCGATTTACATGAACGCGACCGGGAACAACCCGACGATTCATCCGCAGTGGCAGCCGGAGTATTTCGGCGACGCGATCGTCGTGAACGGAAAAGCTTGGCCGAGACTTACCGTCCGCCGCCGCAAGTACCGGTTCAGAATCATAAACGCTAGTAACGCTAGGTTCTTCGGGTTCTTCTTCTCCAACGGTCTCGATTTCATCGTCATCGGTTCGGACTCGGCTTATCTAGCTAAACCGGTTTCGACCAAATCGGTTCTCCTCGCTCCGTCTGAAATCGTTGACGTCGCCGTTGACTTTTCCAAGTCAACGTCGAAGACGGCGATACTAGCCAACAACGCACCTTATCCTTACCCATCGGGAGACCCCGTGACAGACGAGAACAGCAAAGTCATGAAGTTCATAATCAAGCACAAATCAGAAACTGACACGTCATCCATTCCGACAAAGCTGGTCCAATACCCGCACGCTGACGTGTCAAAATCGGTCCGAACGCGTTACATAGCTATGTTCGAGTACGTGTCGAGCGCTGACGAGCCGACACATCTGTACATCAACGGCTTGCCTTATAACGCTCCTGTAACGGAAACTCCAAAAATCGGCACGAGCGAGGTGTGGGAAGTGATTAATTTGACGGAAGATAACCATCCGTTACACATTCACTTGGGACTGTTCAGAGTGTTGGAGCAAACGGCGTTAGTGGAGACTGAGAAGTTCACTGACTGTATGACGGAGAAAAACGACGCCGTGAAGTGCCAGATCAGCAAGTACGCACGTGGGAATAAGACGGCGGTGACGGCACACGAGCGGGGATGGAAAAACGTGTTCAAGATGATGCCGGGACATGTAACGAAGATCCTCGTTAGGTTCTCTTACGTTCACTCCAACGAGTCTTACTCCTTCGACGCCACTCAAGAGCCAGGCTACGTCTACCATTGCCAT ATATTGGATCACGAAGACAATATGATGATGAGACCTTTTGCGGTGGTCAAGTGA